ATAAGTATTCATGATAAGTAATTGTGACTACAAGTAGTAAGCATGACTGCAAGCAATCATAATTAGTGAATATAGATCATcaaaattacttgtaatcacaaaagaaacaataagtaatcaaaatcaattataagTAATCAAAATCAATGATCATATGTAATCAAAATCAATGATTATATATAATCAAAATCCGTGATCATAAGTATTCATGATCTTCAATTGTGATTACAAGATACCAAGTAATCATTTCAACGATTAAAAGTTGATTGCCCATAATTACCCATAATCAAAATCTAATAGTCACAAGAACCTGAAAGCATGTAATAATACACAATTATcgataatcataattttaagtgATCTCGATTAAAATGTAATCAAGATTATACATAATGTATTACTCAGTAATTATTATCGGTAACAAATTAATATGGTAATCAATTACTGTCATCTGTTTCAAATCTTTTCTAAGGAAGTACTTTATATGGATTTAGAATTCCTTTTGGATCAAGTATCAAATTAATATGGTAATCAATTACTGTCATCCGTTCCAAATCTTTTCTAAGGAAGTACTTTATATGGATTTAGAATTCCTTTTGGATCAAGTAATTTCTTTAGCGACTTCATGGTGGCAATAGCATTGTCCGTTTGGTTTAAACACAAACATTTTGCCTTCTGATATCCAATACCATGTTCGGCACTAATGCTCCCTTTTCTTTCTGCAGTCCATTTATATATGAATGGTTCCATCAAGGAAAGAACTTCAGGATCAAATTCTCGTGTAGTAGCCATAAAATGAACATTACCATCCCCTAAATGGCCACATGCTGCACAACGAGTAACCTTTTTACCTAGACGTTTTCGCATCACTTtcacaatttcataaaaatcctTGTGCGGTAACGACAGGTCATAACTATAGAAGTATCCTTCTTTAAGTGCAGCTTCCGCTACTTGTTCTCGAACTGCCCAGATACCCTAAGAGGCAATAtaatacaaattgttttttttttttttaaacaacacaaaacaaatATCTCAATCTAATAATAAGTGATTTAAAACAAGATATCTAtaatgaatgggtgaacctggtatAGGTGTTCAGCAGGTAAGTTACCTGACTTGGAGTTTTTTGGAGCATGCTTCAAAATGCAATAATGTTACAGTtcgaaaacagtaaaaaaattttttttttttaaaaaacagcttatttttaattttaagaaaagagtgGAGTTACATAATCTCTTTTAACAttcacagaatattttttacggtaactttcttatcaaaataaaaattcatacgaaatatttatttgaaaattgagaaTGTGACTGGTacattttaaacagaaacaAGGTTGCCTCTCATATCTGGAAAAAAGTTCCCTGTGTTTTCTCTGTATGAATTATACACAATGTATTAAGAGGAAAGAACTACTATGCTCTTGCATGAGCTATAGTGAGCtaactatactagttttaattgctggaaaaacttaaGAGTAAAAAGGGAGCacacttaaataatgctattttaaatgaaatagtttagtatagctgaaatattttccttaaatatcccatagattgcCCTTTGAGTggtcactattttttaaaagatgaaaataaaaaacaaaatttcctgtATTCTctcagtttgtaaagaaaaactaaaaattctctGCATATTCCCTGTTAATTTCggggatttttaaatttcctgtatattttaacataataaagtttttagaaaaatcagttttgtttttaaaaaatccatacGTTTAAAAGTGTAGCTATCATAAAGATTACCACTCCATAAGCTATTAAAACGAAAACTTCATAGAGTGAACACATAAacgaagaattaattttaaatagaagctttagtataaaaaaataagcagatCAATCAAGGAAGGTACACAAACAATGTTTGCTCATGTGCAACCTGTGCAGTGCTTTTGTTAACATTAAACTATGTTGTAGGACACACAATACTATTAAAAGGATAAGGTCAAGCAGTTATTGTATAAAGCTTTCATTCATACTTTACTTACAAAATATCATGAGCATTAACTGAAATCGAACAAAAAGCATacaacattaaaatgtttatgaatttacaatcatataatttaaattcgaaCAATcctaaatgacatttttggcaACAATGTTCAAGACTGCCACACAAACATTCAAAACCAGCATGATTCTAAAGACTgaatttatggaaaaatatttttacttatatcacCATATTTACATCCccctttttaaatatctaaatttttttttttaaattataacttagtAATGAGCTTTTTGGAATGaacaataattatagaaaaatttctattcaaataaataaatcaataaataacaaatttaatccaaataaattatatatgtgGCAACAATGTTGTAGGCTGTCaaacaaatattctaaaacagCACCAGTCAGAACGacttttctaagaaaattactTCACATAATcaactttatatatttacaaaccttcatctaaatgataaaaaaaaaaataaagcttagttatgagctttttttaatgaatcacaaaaaaaggaataaaaaagtgtaataaatatACAGAAAGAATGATTTTGAATCAAGCATATTTAGTTAACCAATacacatttaataatagttagttTTAATACATGGTCGAAATATTTTCAGAggaaattttccattatttgaCACTTCAGCCCATACCATTACAGACTTCTTGTTCTGAAAGCGTTTTACAGTTCGAACACTTTCAGGTATATCATCAAAGGTTACTGAATatacaacattatttttagcattatagCATTGTTctgagcaaaatattttcacaccAGAAAAGATTATATTGTCAAAACTTTTGGTACCGGGCCGGTTTAGCACTTTCttacatctttttaatttttgtgcagtTATCCAGTCTTGATCTTTTCTTTTGCGATAAGGATGAAAACCCAAGActtcatttaatataacttGCTTATTTTCCCCACTCGCGTTCTCTTCTGCAGTCATATTTCATTAGCAGAACGTTtctttgtatcttttttttcattaaaatcaattattttcttcttcaattcttttaaagtgCTCTTTTGTAGGAATTGAGAGTGGACGTGCTCTTTTGTAGGAATTGAGAGTGGGCGTGCTCTTTTGTAGGAATTGAGAGTGGGCGTGCTATTTTGTAGGAATTGAGAGTGGGCGTGCTCTTTTGTAGGAATTGAGAGTGGGCTTGCTCTTTNCGTGCTCTTTTGTAGGAATTGAGAGTGGGCTTGCTCTTTTGTAGGAATTGAGAGTGGGCGTGGTCTTTTGTAGGAATTGAGAGTGGACGTGGTCTTTTGTAGGAATTGAGAGTGGGCTTGCTATTTTGTAGGAATTGAGAGTGGGCGTGCTCTTTTGTAGGAATTGAGAGTGGACGTGCTCTTTCGTAGAAATTGAGAGTGGGCGTGCTTTTTTGTAGGAATTGAGAGTGGGCTTGCTCTTTCGTAGAAATTGAGAGTGGACGACCATACCTGACTCAATCTTTACAGCTATTAGTATCTAACAATCGATTTATAGTTCGATAGATAATTGTTCTATTAAACCTGAGagattttaattgcttaaagatTCTACCTGCAGAAAATTCTCAATCGAAAAGCTGTTTAAGCATaaccttttcaatttttactttgagctgattctaaatattttgcttcaaacaaaaattttttgcacttatAAAAAGTGCCACTCACAGGAATAGTAAAAG
This is a stretch of genomic DNA from Parasteatoda tepidariorum isolate YZ-2023 unplaced genomic scaffold, CAS_Ptep_4.0 HiC_scaffold_3709, whole genome shotgun sequence. It encodes these proteins:
- the LOC107454985 gene encoding D-2-hydroxyglutarate dehydrogenase, mitochondrial-like, whose protein sequence is MDQNLVNDGTVACDFNRIKGIWAVREQVAEAALKEGYFYSYDLSLPHKDFYEIVKVMRKRLGKKVTRCAACGHLGDGNVHFMATTREFDPEVLSLMEPFIYKWTAERKGSISAEHGIGYQKAKCLCLNQTDNAIATMKSLKKLLDPKGILNPYKVLP